The Paenibacillus sophorae genome has a segment encoding these proteins:
- a CDS encoding carbohydrate ABC transporter permease, whose protein sequence is MNRIASFVKYIIMIILAIVSIIPIFWMISGASRPYEELFKYSNSFNIHLFVPVHPTLQNFKDVIFNERNPFLTYIGNTLFVASIVTLLVLLINAMSAFAFAKLHFRGKGVVFALFMSAMIIPGEVTLVPNYLLMHNFGWLDSYKALIIPSMLSVFGIFLLRQFFAEVPDEILEAAKIDGASMPRTFLRIVLPAAVPPMITLGLMTFLGNWDSYLWPLIVINDDKKQMIQVAIAAFSSAEGTDWSKILAASTISTVPILVIFLFLQRYYIQGITMSGVKG, encoded by the coding sequence ATGAACCGTATTGCAAGCTTTGTCAAATATATCATAATGATCATCCTTGCCATCGTGTCGATCATTCCGATCTTCTGGATGATATCGGGGGCGTCCCGTCCCTACGAGGAATTGTTCAAATACTCGAACAGCTTCAATATCCATTTGTTCGTGCCGGTGCATCCTACGCTGCAGAACTTTAAAGATGTCATTTTCAACGAACGCAATCCGTTCCTTACTTACATCGGCAACACGCTGTTCGTGGCTTCCATCGTTACGCTGCTTGTGCTGCTAATCAATGCCATGTCCGCTTTCGCTTTTGCCAAGCTGCATTTCCGGGGCAAGGGAGTGGTGTTCGCACTGTTCATGTCAGCCATGATTATTCCCGGGGAAGTAACGCTCGTGCCTAACTATCTGCTCATGCATAACTTCGGCTGGCTTGATTCTTACAAAGCATTGATTATTCCTTCGATGCTGTCCGTATTCGGCATTTTCCTGCTGCGGCAGTTCTTCGCGGAGGTTCCGGACGAAATTCTGGAGGCTGCCAAAATCGACGGAGCGTCCATGCCGCGCACCTTTCTCCGAATTGTTCTGCCTGCGGCTGTACCTCCTATGATCACGCTGGGACTTATGACTTTCCTTGGCAACTGGGATTCCTATTTGTGGCCGCTGATCGTCATCAACGATGACAAGAAGCAGATGATTCAGGTTGCCATAGCCGCATTCTCGTCGGCAGAGGGAACGGACTGGTCGAAGATTCTTGCGGCGAGCACAATCTCCACCGTGCCGATTCTGGTTATATTCTTGTTCCTTCAACGTTATTACATCCAGGGCATTACGATGTCGGGCGTCAAAGGCTAA
- a CDS encoding GH32 C-terminal domain-containing protein encodes MKRSSFKLTAFLLALALGLSGLYSSGSALAAGWAGNTPGYLPVSGTWTQDGTNGLRGVSSGSDNAFNMSTTSVGTNFVYEADVKVDASSPHGVASLVFRASADGSKGYVLSLDPNLDRIRLFDYATGTDLATPFSKTMSDGSSYHLKIAADGSSLKVYADSAQAFSVSDTKYSSGLTGFHVYNGTAYFQNVYVNVLNTNVTGWNASGTWNLTSQGWKGTAASNQNITAISATSSNDFSYESDVQITDPYALGTLLFRSNADGTQAYGLQIDPNQDRLRLYKTDGNVTLAQVDTQVDSGKVYHVRIKAQGSSIKIYWQYDFLNPTGYNPLLTVTDTSYTQGFAGIGVYNGSAVFQNILISTLKTNLEGWTASGGGSWIPQLGGFKGTSSGSSDTYNVVGAGMSDFVLEGDLSVDNGTSHGTAGLVFRAASASSGGYVLNIDPNLDRVRLFNRSGGSTIATANMNIDTGRVYHIEIIVSGSSIKVYVDGGVTPLISATDSAYTSGVIGLNAFNGTAYFQNIYAADLSQYYNETYRPQYHFTETRNRSSDPNGLVYYQGEYHMFHQQDGEWAHAVSTDLVHWKHLPLAIPRNDAGDAWSGGAVADLNNVSGLFPGGSGIIAYYTSFNPEKPNGNQKIHIAYSSDKGRTWTDYANNPVVENPGGSNGGWDFRDPKIVWDADHSKWVMVVSGNDNVRFYTSTNLLNWTYASAFGYGAYLHGGIMECPDLFQLPVDGNAANKKWVLVLSTGAVPATHGSASEYFVGSFDGTTFTSDNPAATVLRTEQGKDMYAAMTFDGIPAADGRRISIGWMSNWDYPFSFPTSPWNGQMSVPRELKLTDIAGTGIRLTETPVAEMDALRGAATSINNVTVTPSSANPLATVTGTAYEIDAVLELPTGSTASEFGFHLREGGGQKTVVGYKTGSSEMFVDRSSAGADGFTANFHPVQSTVLPLENGRVKMRIYVDQSSVEAFGNDGKAVFSDMIFPGSARTSLSFYTSGGDVKIVSLNAYPLDNVWRSEPASGSTPQKVVMDQTRVQLAAGSIYRLYADVLPRSASNKTLVWSSSNPAVASVAQTDSVSTDVTAVAQGRAVITATTQAGGIVSSTVVEVGSFTTNLTGWNSTPADSWTVTGDGVSGTFDKDSNYMSGVSGTDFTYEADVKLDRAGGAGSMIFRANADGSSGYYFNIDPNIKALRLFYKLNGGFSSSQMLAGVPAAIISGTAYHVKVVTSGTNIKVYFDGASTPVIDVNDATFTSGYFGLNVFGGTASYQNVNKN; translated from the coding sequence ATGAAAAGATCAAGCTTTAAATTAACAGCATTTTTGTTAGCGCTTGCATTGGGGCTGTCGGGTCTGTATTCTTCCGGGTCCGCTCTGGCGGCAGGCTGGGCCGGCAATACGCCCGGCTATTTGCCTGTGTCGGGAACGTGGACGCAGGATGGAACGAACGGCCTGCGCGGGGTCAGTTCGGGCTCGGACAATGCGTTTAATATGTCGACGACGTCGGTGGGAACGAACTTCGTATATGAAGCTGACGTGAAAGTGGACGCTTCTTCACCGCATGGCGTGGCATCGCTGGTCTTCCGGGCGAGCGCGGACGGTTCGAAAGGTTATGTACTCAGCCTGGACCCGAACCTGGACCGCATTCGTCTGTTTGATTATGCTACGGGAACCGATTTGGCTACGCCTTTTTCCAAGACGATGAGCGACGGCAGCTCTTATCATCTGAAGATCGCGGCGGACGGGAGCTCGCTTAAGGTATATGCAGACAGTGCGCAGGCATTTAGTGTAAGCGATACCAAGTACAGCTCTGGGCTTACCGGCTTTCATGTATATAATGGAACCGCCTATTTCCAGAACGTCTACGTTAACGTACTCAATACGAATGTGACGGGCTGGAACGCCTCGGGTACATGGAACCTGACTTCACAGGGCTGGAAGGGTACGGCAGCTTCCAATCAGAACATTACGGCCATCTCTGCCACAAGCTCGAATGATTTCAGTTATGAATCGGATGTGCAGATCACCGATCCGTATGCCCTGGGAACGCTGCTGTTCCGTTCGAATGCGGACGGGACGCAGGCTTACGGACTGCAAATCGATCCAAACCAGGACCGCTTAAGGTTGTATAAGACGGATGGAAATGTCACGTTGGCGCAGGTGGATACGCAGGTGGATTCCGGCAAAGTCTATCATGTCCGGATCAAGGCCCAGGGTTCCTCAATCAAAATATATTGGCAGTATGATTTTTTAAATCCCACCGGATATAACCCGCTGCTCACGGTCACGGACACTTCTTATACGCAGGGCTTTGCGGGAATAGGCGTATACAACGGTTCGGCGGTATTTCAAAATATTCTGATCAGCACCCTGAAGACGAATCTGGAGGGCTGGACGGCTTCAGGAGGCGGCAGTTGGATTCCGCAGCTCGGTGGGTTCAAGGGGACAAGCTCCGGAAGCTCGGACACCTATAATGTGGTGGGGGCTGGGATGTCCGATTTTGTATTGGAAGGCGATCTTTCGGTCGATAACGGAACATCGCACGGCACAGCGGGCCTTGTGTTCCGCGCCGCTTCCGCATCAAGCGGGGGATATGTGCTGAACATCGACCCGAATCTGGACCGTGTCCGTCTGTTCAACCGCAGCGGGGGAAGCACGATCGCCACGGCCAATATGAACATCGATACCGGGCGGGTCTATCATATTGAAATTATCGTAAGCGGTTCCAGCATCAAGGTCTATGTGGACGGCGGGGTGACTCCGCTTATCTCCGCGACAGATTCGGCCTATACGTCCGGCGTTATCGGGTTGAATGCATTCAACGGCACGGCTTACTTTCAAAATATCTATGCTGCGGATTTAAGCCAATATTATAACGAAACGTACCGGCCGCAGTACCATTTTACAGAAACAAGAAACCGGTCGAGCGACCCGAACGGCTTGGTCTACTACCAGGGAGAATATCATATGTTTCATCAGCAGGACGGGGAATGGGCTCATGCGGTGAGTACCGATCTGGTCCACTGGAAGCATCTGCCGCTCGCCATTCCAAGAAATGACGCCGGGGATGCATGGTCGGGCGGGGCTGTGGCGGATTTGAATAATGTCTCTGGCCTGTTCCCCGGCGGCTCCGGCATCATCGCTTATTACACTTCATTTAACCCGGAGAAGCCTAACGGCAACCAAAAGATACACATCGCGTACAGCAGTGACAAAGGACGCACCTGGACGGATTACGCGAACAATCCCGTGGTGGAGAATCCCGGAGGAAGCAACGGGGGCTGGGATTTCCGCGATCCGAAGATTGTCTGGGATGCCGATCACTCGAAGTGGGTAATGGTTGTATCGGGGAACGACAATGTCCGGTTCTATACATCGACCAATCTTCTAAACTGGACGTATGCCAGTGCGTTCGGGTATGGCGCTTATCTGCATGGAGGCATCATGGAATGCCCTGACCTGTTCCAGCTCCCGGTCGACGGCAATGCGGCGAACAAGAAATGGGTGCTGGTACTGAGCACCGGGGCAGTCCCGGCTACGCACGGTTCGGCGTCGGAGTATTTCGTCGGCAGCTTTGACGGCACGACCTTTACCAGCGACAATCCGGCGGCAACCGTGCTGCGGACCGAGCAGGGGAAGGATATGTATGCGGCGATGACCTTCGACGGAATCCCTGCGGCCGACGGGCGCCGGATCTCCATCGGCTGGATGTCGAACTGGGATTATCCTTTCAGCTTCCCGACCTCCCCGTGGAACGGGCAGATGTCCGTACCGCGGGAGCTGAAGCTGACCGACATCGCCGGGACCGGCATCCGCCTGACGGAGACGCCCGTAGCCGAAATGGACGCCCTTCGGGGCGCGGCAACCTCGATCAACAATGTCACCGTGACACCTTCCAGCGCCAATCCGCTTGCGACGGTCACAGGCACGGCCTATGAGATCGATGCGGTGCTGGAGCTGCCAACCGGCAGCACGGCATCCGAATTCGGCTTCCATCTGCGGGAAGGAGGAGGCCAGAAGACGGTCGTGGGCTATAAGACCGGTTCGTCGGAAATGTTCGTGGATCGCTCATCCGCTGGAGCAGACGGATTCACGGCCAACTTCCATCCTGTACAGAGCACGGTTCTTCCGCTGGAAAATGGCAGAGTCAAGATGCGTATTTACGTTGATCAATCTTCTGTCGAGGCATTCGGCAACGACGGCAAAGCGGTCTTCTCGGATATGATTTTCCCCGGATCGGCACGGACCAGCCTCAGCTTTTATACATCTGGCGGCGATGTCAAAATCGTCTCGCTGAATGCTTATCCGCTGGACAATGTCTGGCGGTCCGAACCAGCCTCCGGCTCAACGCCGCAAAAGGTGGTCATGGACCAGACCCGTGTTCAACTGGCGGCAGGCTCCATCTACCGGCTGTACGCGGATGTGCTTCCACGCTCGGCAAGTAATAAAACGCTGGTGTGGAGCTCCAGCAATCCGGCGGTAGCGTCGGTAGCTCAGACCGATTCAGTCAGCACGGACGTCACGGCGGTGGCGCAGGGCAGGGCCGTCATAACCGCCACGACGCAGGCAGGCGGAATTGTCTCATCGACAGTCGTCGAGGTGGGCTCTTTCACGACAAATTTGACGGGCTGGAACAGTACGCCCGCGGACTCCTGGACGGTCACGGGAGACGGCGTCTCCGGCACGTTCGATAAAGACAGCAATTACATGTCCGGCGTAAGCGGCACCGACTTTACTTACGAAGCGGATGTGAAGCTGGACCGGGCCGGAGGAGCGGGTTCGATGATTTTCCGGGCCAATGCCGACGGCTCAAGCGGTTATTATTTTAACATCGATCCTAATATCAAGGCACTGCGACTGTTTTACAAGCTGAATGGCGGTTTCTCCTCCAGTCAGATGCTCGCGGGCGTTCCGGCGGCGATTATATCCGGTACGGCCTATCATGTTAAAGTCGTGACCTCCGGGACGAATATTAAGGTGTATTTCGACGGCGCTTCAACACCGGTCATAGATGTAAACGACGCCACGTTCACCAGCGGTTATTTCGGCCTCAACGTGTTTGGGGGAACAGCCAGCTACCAGAATGTGAATAAAAATTAA
- a CDS encoding carbohydrate ABC transporter permease encodes MASTTTAGKPAANTLPKKRRNSFLKGEEMTAWWFVLPSFALLLIFVFYPMLQAFIISFQNYNLVGGTRSFVGLDNYRTLMTDQSFLASLRHSFYFAVIVIPIQTSISLGMALLIQKKVATTGLFRTIYFIPVVVSTAVAATVFKLIYNKEYGLLNNFLELVHLPTTNFLSNPDTAMNGVIMLGMWKAVGFFMIIFLAGLNNIPQDLYEASKVDGASKIQQFFRITLPLLNRTTAFVVIITTIDAIKISGLVFVLTNGGPNGATETAVFYIYQMAFKQMQMGYGTAAAFILFAIVLVISLVQMRLFRNQDY; translated from the coding sequence ATGGCAAGTACCACAACAGCCGGTAAACCTGCGGCGAATACTTTACCGAAAAAACGCCGGAATTCCTTTTTGAAAGGCGAAGAGATGACAGCCTGGTGGTTCGTGCTTCCTTCGTTCGCCCTGCTGCTGATCTTCGTGTTCTACCCCATGCTGCAGGCGTTCATTATCAGCTTTCAAAATTATAATCTGGTCGGCGGCACCCGAAGCTTTGTCGGTCTGGACAATTACAGAACGCTGATGACGGATCAGTCATTCCTCGCCAGCCTTAGACATTCGTTCTATTTTGCCGTCATAGTCATCCCGATTCAGACATCTATTTCGCTTGGGATGGCGCTTCTGATCCAGAAAAAGGTGGCCACAACCGGCCTGTTCCGGACGATCTACTTTATCCCGGTTGTCGTCTCGACAGCGGTGGCCGCGACGGTCTTTAAGCTGATCTACAACAAGGAATACGGTCTACTGAACAATTTCCTGGAGCTTGTGCATCTGCCAACGACGAATTTCCTGTCCAATCCGGACACGGCGATGAACGGTGTCATCATGCTCGGCATGTGGAAAGCCGTCGGGTTCTTCATGATCATCTTCCTGGCGGGCCTGAACAACATTCCCCAGGATTTATACGAAGCGTCTAAAGTCGACGGCGCAAGCAAAATCCAGCAGTTCTTCCGGATTACACTTCCGCTGCTTAACCGCACCACGGCTTTTGTAGTCATCATTACTACAATCGACGCCATCAAGATTTCCGGTCTGGTATTCGTTCTTACCAACGGCGGGCCGAACGGAGCGACTGAAACCGCAGTCTTCTATATTTATCAAATGGCATTCAAGCAAATGCAAATGGGATACGGAACAGCGGCAGCGTTCATCCTGTTCGCGATCGTACTTGTCATTTCGCTGGTGCAAATGAGACTGTTCCGGAATCAGGATTACTAG
- a CDS encoding response regulator transcription factor, with protein MYTIMLVDDEKGIRDSIKAKINWEEAGFQIAYEASSGGEALELLEKGPLPEVLLSDIRMPKMNGIELISICKERYPGLRTAVLSGYSDFEYLKAAIQLGVKDYLLKPVARGELTEMLRRLAEDIRSEQDRLRASERERHQKNEQLLMLQEHYLLQLVKDEWYSLSAVKERLQQLQLAPLAADGFKARFAAVEMRIPPDRLGVTRERRDLMNLAFQMLCRETASRREGIYPFPEIAHSSMMYFLIVMEDGRPENSAEKFVAELKRNIAEYLNVDSVAGIGEKAEGWDALKNGYASCMLAWSRSTVHEHKESGQTGLLELTNAFTPEMERRLVQAIENLDMPAFRRQLQTVFSTERDTPVFAFTFLALRMLLLFSSVAKKFELGDSSLQKYLWNCQMTISDYQSREGIMGQIDELAGLVMEEVKKTRFSSGQHIVEAVRQYVEENFCYELNLSSLADMFHLNETYLSGLFKQHVGVTFSDYVTGLRIAKAEQLLRENELKLTDIAMLVGYSSSSYFSTVFKKACGKSPKEYREDYLLKSR; from the coding sequence ATGTATACCATTATGCTGGTCGATGACGAGAAGGGTATCCGTGACAGCATCAAAGCCAAAATTAACTGGGAAGAAGCCGGTTTTCAAATTGCATATGAAGCATCCAGCGGCGGCGAAGCGCTTGAACTGCTGGAAAAGGGGCCGCTCCCAGAAGTTCTTCTCTCCGATATTCGTATGCCGAAGATGAACGGCATAGAGCTTATCTCGATTTGCAAGGAACGCTATCCGGGGCTGCGGACGGCCGTGCTGTCAGGCTATTCGGATTTCGAATATTTGAAAGCGGCTATCCAGCTTGGCGTCAAAGACTACCTGCTGAAGCCCGTCGCCCGGGGAGAACTGACCGAGATGCTCCGCAGACTCGCCGAGGACATTCGCTCTGAGCAGGATCGGCTCCGCGCTTCGGAACGGGAGCGGCATCAGAAGAATGAACAGCTGCTTATGCTTCAGGAGCACTATTTACTGCAGTTGGTTAAAGACGAATGGTACAGTCTTTCCGCCGTCAAGGAACGGCTGCAGCAGCTTCAGCTTGCTCCTCTGGCTGCGGACGGCTTTAAAGCCCGTTTCGCTGCGGTGGAGATGCGGATTCCTCCGGACAGACTCGGTGTGACCCGGGAACGCAGGGACCTGATGAACCTCGCCTTCCAGATGTTATGCAGGGAGACAGCTTCGCGCCGGGAAGGCATCTATCCGTTTCCGGAAATTGCGCACTCCTCCATGATGTATTTCCTGATTGTAATGGAGGACGGCAGGCCGGAGAACAGCGCGGAGAAATTCGTCGCCGAGCTGAAACGGAATATCGCTGAATATCTGAATGTGGATAGTGTGGCGGGAATCGGGGAGAAGGCGGAAGGATGGGACGCCTTGAAGAACGGCTATGCCTCCTGTATGCTGGCCTGGAGCCGCAGCACCGTTCATGAACACAAAGAGAGCGGACAGACCGGGCTGCTGGAGCTGACGAATGCTTTTACGCCCGAAATGGAGCGCAGGCTGGTCCAGGCCATTGAGAATCTCGATATGCCGGCATTCCGCCGTCAGCTGCAAACCGTTTTTTCCACGGAACGGGATACGCCGGTATTTGCTTTTACATTCCTGGCCCTTCGGATGCTGCTCCTGTTCAGTTCGGTGGCGAAGAAGTTCGAGCTCGGCGACTCCTCGCTCCAAAAATATTTATGGAACTGCCAAATGACCATATCGGATTACCAATCCAGAGAAGGCATTATGGGACAGATCGACGAACTCGCTGGCCTTGTAATGGAAGAGGTCAAGAAGACGCGCTTCTCCAGCGGCCAGCATATCGTGGAGGCCGTCCGCCAATATGTGGAGGAGAACTTCTGTTACGAGCTGAATCTGTCCTCCCTGGCGGATATGTTCCACTTGAACGAAACGTATCTGTCGGGCCTGTTCAAGCAGCATGTGGGAGTTACCTTCAGCGACTATGTCACGGGTCTGCGCATCGCTAAGGCCGAGCAGTTGCTGAGGGAGAACGAACTGAAGCTGACCGATATCGCGATGCTTGTCGGCTATTCCAGCTCCAGTTATTTCAGCACTGTCTTCAAGAAGGCATGCGGCAAAAGCCCGAAGGAATACAGGGAAGACTATTTATTGAAAAGTCGGTGA
- a CDS encoding glycoside hydrolase family 32 protein: MSGKTKKLLCLMALALVMAVSGCEKGESVKSGEADGKSEQSQEKPPAFTFSKDPNYYTELYRPQYHLSPETGNLSDPNGMVFFEGEYHQFYQNSGQWGHAVSADLIHWQHLPAALLRDSLGEIWSGSAVVDWKDTSGFFDGKPGLVAIFTHFKGGLQSQSIAYSYDKGRTWTKYEGNPVIPNPGLKDFRDPKVFWYEPSKSWTMVVSVDNKVRFYSSPDLKKWEMTGEFGADQGSHAAVWECPDLFELPVEGTKEKKWVLAVSIGNNAATKGSTAQYFVGSFDGKNFTNENEPSKVLWTDYGKDFYAAVSYSDIPESDGRRIYTGWMSNWRYPFNMPTDPWKGNMSVPRVLTLKEVPGEGLRLAQQPAKELEALRGKPVEIPAQELAAGSNPFSGLLGASYELDAAFGVGAEAEFGIKVRKGGGQETVISYNAASSTLTVDRSKSGESSFEPGFAEKVEAPLKPENGTVKLRLYVDESTLEVFSGDGTTVISSIIFPSATSSGLELYLSKGSAKLESATFYPLKSVWRDEAPDGANPLRVVLNKASLDVPAGGSAQAIAGVLPYTAPQKLVWESSDETVAKVLSDGGTTAVIKGIKEGQAEIKARTPDGKVFSVLRAFVYKP, translated from the coding sequence ATGAGCGGAAAAACAAAAAAGCTGTTATGCCTGATGGCTCTGGCTCTGGTTATGGCGGTGTCGGGCTGCGAAAAGGGAGAATCGGTCAAGAGCGGGGAGGCGGACGGCAAAAGCGAGCAAAGTCAAGAGAAGCCGCCGGCCTTTACCTTCAGCAAGGACCCGAATTATTACACCGAGCTGTATCGGCCGCAGTATCATTTGTCTCCGGAAACGGGCAATTTGAGCGACCCGAACGGGATGGTCTTTTTCGAGGGGGAGTATCACCAGTTCTATCAGAACAGCGGACAGTGGGGGCATGCGGTAAGCGCGGATCTTATTCATTGGCAGCATCTGCCGGCAGCGCTGCTGCGCGATTCACTCGGAGAGATTTGGTCGGGCAGCGCGGTGGTGGATTGGAAGGATACGAGCGGTTTTTTTGACGGCAAGCCGGGCCTGGTTGCAATATTCACCCATTTCAAGGGCGGATTACAGTCGCAGAGCATCGCTTACAGCTACGACAAAGGCCGGACGTGGACCAAGTATGAAGGGAATCCCGTCATCCCGAACCCCGGCCTCAAAGATTTCAGAGACCCAAAGGTGTTCTGGTATGAGCCTTCCAAATCATGGACGATGGTCGTCTCTGTGGACAACAAAGTCAGGTTCTATTCCTCGCCTGATCTGAAAAAGTGGGAGATGACCGGCGAGTTCGGAGCAGATCAGGGCTCGCATGCCGCGGTATGGGAATGTCCGGACCTGTTCGAGCTTCCGGTAGAAGGCACGAAGGAGAAGAAGTGGGTGCTGGCCGTGAGCATCGGCAATAACGCAGCGACCAAAGGCTCCACCGCGCAGTATTTCGTCGGTTCATTTGACGGCAAGAACTTCACGAATGAGAACGAGCCCTCCAAGGTGCTCTGGACCGATTACGGGAAGGATTTTTACGCCGCCGTCTCCTACTCCGACATTCCTGAAAGCGATGGCCGGAGGATTTATACAGGCTGGATGTCCAACTGGCGCTATCCCTTCAATATGCCGACAGATCCGTGGAAGGGCAATATGTCCGTGCCGCGCGTACTGACGCTCAAAGAAGTTCCGGGAGAAGGGTTGAGGCTTGCGCAGCAGCCGGCCAAAGAACTGGAAGCTCTTCGCGGCAAGCCGGTGGAGATACCGGCGCAGGAGCTGGCTGCGGGCTCCAATCCCTTCTCCGGGCTGCTGGGTGCGTCGTATGAACTGGATGCAGCTTTTGGTGTCGGAGCCGAGGCGGAATTTGGTATCAAGGTAAGAAAAGGAGGCGGCCAGGAGACGGTCATTTCTTATAATGCCGCTTCCTCCACCCTGACGGTCGACCGAAGCAAATCGGGTGAGAGCTCGTTTGAACCGGGCTTTGCCGAGAAGGTGGAAGCTCCGCTGAAGCCGGAGAACGGGACGGTCAAGCTGCGGCTCTATGTAGATGAATCCACGCTGGAGGTGTTCTCGGGAGACGGTACAACGGTAATCTCCAGCATTATCTTCCCGAGCGCCACGAGCAGCGGCCTGGAGCTGTATCTCTCCAAAGGCAGCGCCAAACTGGAAAGCGCAACGTTCTATCCCTTGAAGTCCGTATGGCGGGACGAAGCGCCCGATGGAGCAAATCCGCTGCGGGTTGTGCTGAATAAAGCCAGCTTAGATGTGCCGGCCGGCGGGAGTGCGCAGGCAATCGCGGGAGTGCTGCCGTATACCGCGCCGCAGAAGCTGGTCTGGGAATCGTCAGACGAGACGGTTGCGAAGGTTCTGAGCGACGGTGGAACGACAGCCGTCATCAAGGGAATCAAGGAAGGACAGGCGGAGATCAAGGCGCGGACTCCGGACGGCAAAGTCTTTTCCGTGCTCCGCGCATTCGTTTACAAGCCTTAG
- a CDS encoding carbohydrate kinase family protein, giving the protein MMTYDAVAIGEFLIDFTPGGISPAGNPLFERNAGGAPVNVLAALARLSKRTAFIGKVGNDPFGHFLQDTLRQEGIDDKGLVFTDHAHTTMAFVHLGEGGERSFHFCRQPGADEGLAFEEIDPSLLGSAKVFHFGSVSMTSEPSRGATLSAVREAKARGAWITFDPNWRPALWQDNQHAKKAMEEGLEEADVVKVSEEELFFLTGRSELEAGAEELLERFPVKLLLVTLGAEGSYYRTRKIGGRAASYPVVPVDTTAAGDGFMGAFIGTMLENGRPAWEWADGELRKALAYANAGGALATTRLGAIASLASHEEIEELVKGAPVTE; this is encoded by the coding sequence ATGATGACTTACGATGCGGTAGCGATCGGCGAATTTTTAATCGATTTCACACCTGGAGGCATTTCTCCGGCGGGCAACCCACTGTTCGAGCGCAATGCGGGAGGAGCGCCGGTGAATGTGCTGGCCGCTCTTGCCCGGCTCAGCAAGAGAACGGCGTTTATCGGCAAGGTGGGCAATGATCCTTTCGGACATTTTCTTCAGGACACGCTGAGACAGGAAGGCATTGATGACAAAGGCCTGGTGTTCACGGACCACGCGCATACAACGATGGCTTTCGTTCATCTGGGCGAAGGCGGGGAGCGGTCGTTTCACTTCTGCCGGCAGCCCGGAGCGGACGAAGGTCTTGCCTTCGAGGAAATTGACCCTTCGCTTCTCGGCAGCGCCAAGGTGTTCCATTTCGGCTCGGTTTCCATGACCTCCGAGCCGTCCCGCGGCGCCACATTGTCCGCTGTCAGGGAGGCCAAAGCACGGGGGGCCTGGATCACTTTTGATCCGAATTGGCGTCCGGCGCTGTGGCAGGATAACCAGCATGCCAAGAAGGCGATGGAGGAAGGTCTTGAGGAGGCGGATGTCGTCAAGGTGTCGGAGGAGGAGCTATTCTTTCTCACCGGAAGGAGCGAGCTGGAGGCCGGGGCGGAGGAACTGCTGGAGCGGTTCCCGGTGAAGCTTCTGCTTGTGACGCTCGGTGCGGAAGGTTCCTATTACCGGACCCGGAAGATCGGGGGCAGAGCAGCCTCCTATCCGGTTGTTCCGGTGGACACGACCGCAGCCGGAGACGGCTTCATGGGCGCGTTTATCGGTACTATGCTGGAGAACGGCAGGCCGGCATGGGAGTGGGCCGACGGGGAGCTGCGGAAGGCATTGGCTTATGCGAATGCGGGGGGCGCTCTGGCGACGACGCGCCTCGGAGCCATTGCTTCACTCGCCTCTCACGAGGAGATTGAGGAACTGGTTAAGGGAGCGCCGGTCACAGAGTAA